The Populus trichocarpa isolate Nisqually-1 chromosome 2, P.trichocarpa_v4.1, whole genome shotgun sequence genome has a window encoding:
- the LOC7457388 gene encoding uncharacterized protein LOC7457388, translating into MAKRGAKLKALVGLQNCRVPVVVTCLVVILVLLILLFCNNGKSPDSSFGYPIKKWNSFESVQFNPTIELRNGTDVIWQIPSLPKAVLFVAHGCDGRAANFWDRSSSCPNCIGLPEERLLVLHALARKFAVITISSAGRCWTFGEERLIVKNIIQWWAQTHNLESLPLVALGASSGGYFVSAVATNLRFSSITLMIAEGKFDQMDITVNYPPTLFVHMPKDSYRQQKISEFIEVLKNKGIDAAEVECMEFPLSPSFLADRIPGMNQTVSAKLFELFQVKSFVDGNGYMKKDGRATRWKEALRECKNLVLDKSMVQHVQEELNLAFAYHEMTSLQSEQIFKWFESHLN; encoded by the coding sequence ATGGCGAAGCGTGGAGCCAAATTGAAGGCCTTAGTTGGACTTCAAAACTGCCGGGTGCCTGTTGTGGTTACGTGTCTGGTTGTGATACTTGTATTGTTAATATTGTTGTTCTGCAACAATGGGAAAAGCCCTGATTCTTCTTTTGGATATCCGATAAAAAAGTGGAATTCTTTCGAGTCAGTGCAATTTAACCCAACAATAGAGCTGAGGAATGGAACAGATGTGATATGGCAAATACCCAGTTTGCCAAAAGCAGTTCTCTTTGTGGCTCATGGATGCGATGGCAGAGCTGCTAACTTTTGGGACAGGTCTTCAAGCTGCCCTAATTGCATTGGTTTGCCTGAGGAAAGGCTGCTTGTTCTTCATGCTCTTGCTCGTAAATTTGCCGTGATCACAATTTCAAGCGCAGGGAGATGCTGGACATTTGGGGAGGAAAGATTAATTGTTAAGAATATAATACAATGGTGGGCTCAAACACATAATCTTGAATCACTTCCTCTTGTAGCCTTGGGGGCCTCTTCTGGTGGATACTTCGTCTCTGCAGTCGCCACCAATTTGAGGTTCAGTAGCATAACACTTATGATTGCTGAAGGGAAGTTTGACCAAATGGATATCACAGTGAACTACCCACCCACGCTTTTTGTTCACATGCCTAAAGACTCGTATAGGCAGCAAAAGATAAGTGAGTTTATAGAAGTTCTGAAGAACAAGGGCATTGATGCGGCAGAGGTTGAATGCATGGAGTTTCCTTTGTCACCAAGTTTCTTAGCTGATAGAATCCCAGGAATGAATCAAACTGTTTCTGCTAAGTTGTTTGAGCTATTTCAGGTCAAGAGTTTTGTTGATGGGAACGGATATATGAAGAAAGATGGGCGAGCAACGCGATGGAAAGAAGCTCTCCGTGAATGCAAGAACCTTGTGCTGGATAAGAGTATGGTCCAACACGTGCAGGAGGAACTCAATCTTGCATTTGCTTACCATGAAATGACTAGCCTGCAGTCTGAGCAAATATTTAAATGGTTTGAATCTCATTTGAACTAA